A DNA window from Camelina sativa cultivar DH55 chromosome 13, Cs, whole genome shotgun sequence contains the following coding sequences:
- the LOC104735099 gene encoding protein POLAR LOCALIZATION DURING ASYMMETRIC DIVISION AND REDISTRIBUTION isoform X1 has translation MDDGGGVRARCIRIRFPSPRRIVSRWFSPHERKVKGKKTATAEARVSPCDDVRIKTCSEDDVHLGVLGQSSDSTPRTLDSSVELQRREFLFSIGVSCYLLHLIATGREEIHKIVELRNDLEKVMERRNEELRRKQQEFVELRNDIEKFLKFHNDDLRRKQLRFQFGKQERSETSAAYSTISEVVDGPESSTTDHYYSPQILETSMSVGGEGSLSHYVFKRGDDFGGDMDQLEAELEAEFELLQIGQGHDGQCSNLKEVSEKSEEDSEGTRFGHVCPGLMEEQQGVCPYELERRLHELMETRQEEEIKELEIALEDAKQRLQLKETENSWWKDTAYIVSERIPEPSSRIINSSSRTHPYPVSR, from the exons ATGGATGACGGTGGTGGAGTGAGAGCAAGATGCATCCGGATCAGATTTCCTTCGCCACGGAGAATCGTATCTCGATGGTTCTCCCCACATGAGAGAAAGGTCAAAGGAAAGAAGACGGCTACGGCTGAAGCACGCGTGTCACCCTGTGATGATGTGAGGATCAAAACTTGCTCTGAGGATGATGTTCATCTAGGAGTACTTGGCCAATCCTCAGATTCGACTCCACGTACGCTCGACTCTTCCG TAGAATTGCAAAGGAGGgaatttttgtttagtattgGAGTGAGTTGTTATCTCCTGCATCTGATCGCTACTGGTAGAGAAGAGATTCACAAGATCGTTGAGCTACGGAACGATTTAGAGAAGGTTATGGAACGTCGGAACGAAGAACTGAGGCGGAAACAGCAAGAGTTTGTCGAGTTACGTAACGATATAGAGAAGTTTCTAAAGTTTCACAACGATGATTTAAGGCGAAAACAGCTAAGGTTTCAGTTTGGGAAGCAAGAGAGAAGTGAAACGTCTGCTGCTTATTCTACCATTAGTGAAGTTGTAGATGGCCCTGAGTCTTCTACTACTGATCACTATTACTCTCCACAGATCCTGGAGACATCTATGAGTGTTGGAGGTGAAGGGTCTTTATCACATTATGTGTTTAAGCGAGGGGATGATTTTGGAGGTGATATGGATCAGCTTGAAGCTGAACTTGAAGCTGAGTTTGAGCTTCTTCAGATTGGTCAAGGCCATGATGGTCAATGTTCTAATCTTAAG GAGGTTTCagagaagagtgaagaagattcagaaggAACAAGGTTCGGACACGTGTGTCCAGGACTAATGGAGGAACAACAAGGAGTGTGTCCTTATGAGCTGGAGAGAAGACTACACGAGCTAATGGAGACAAGACAAGAAGAGGAAATAAAAGAGTTAGAGATTGCATTGGAAGATGCTAAACAAAGGCTTCAGTTGAAAGAGACAGAAAATTCTTGGTGGAAAGACACTGCTTATATAGTCTCTGAACGTATTCCAGAACCTTCTTCTAGAATCATCAACTCAAGCTCTCGAACTCACCCTTACCCTGTCTCTAGGTGA
- the LOC104735099 gene encoding protein POLAR LOCALIZATION DURING ASYMMETRIC DIVISION AND REDISTRIBUTION isoform X2 has translation MDDGGGVRARCIRIRFPSPRRIVSRWFSPHERKVKGKKTATAEARVSPCDDVRIKTCSEDDVHLGVLGQSSDSTPRTLDSSELQRREFLFSIGVSCYLLHLIATGREEIHKIVELRNDLEKVMERRNEELRRKQQEFVELRNDIEKFLKFHNDDLRRKQLRFQFGKQERSETSAAYSTISEVVDGPESSTTDHYYSPQILETSMSVGGEGSLSHYVFKRGDDFGGDMDQLEAELEAEFELLQIGQGHDGQCSNLKEVSEKSEEDSEGTRFGHVCPGLMEEQQGVCPYELERRLHELMETRQEEEIKELEIALEDAKQRLQLKETENSWWKDTAYIVSERIPEPSSRIINSSSRTHPYPVSR, from the exons ATGGATGACGGTGGTGGAGTGAGAGCAAGATGCATCCGGATCAGATTTCCTTCGCCACGGAGAATCGTATCTCGATGGTTCTCCCCACATGAGAGAAAGGTCAAAGGAAAGAAGACGGCTACGGCTGAAGCACGCGTGTCACCCTGTGATGATGTGAGGATCAAAACTTGCTCTGAGGATGATGTTCATCTAGGAGTACTTGGCCAATCCTCAGATTCGACTCCACGTACGCTCGACTCTTCCG AATTGCAAAGGAGGgaatttttgtttagtattgGAGTGAGTTGTTATCTCCTGCATCTGATCGCTACTGGTAGAGAAGAGATTCACAAGATCGTTGAGCTACGGAACGATTTAGAGAAGGTTATGGAACGTCGGAACGAAGAACTGAGGCGGAAACAGCAAGAGTTTGTCGAGTTACGTAACGATATAGAGAAGTTTCTAAAGTTTCACAACGATGATTTAAGGCGAAAACAGCTAAGGTTTCAGTTTGGGAAGCAAGAGAGAAGTGAAACGTCTGCTGCTTATTCTACCATTAGTGAAGTTGTAGATGGCCCTGAGTCTTCTACTACTGATCACTATTACTCTCCACAGATCCTGGAGACATCTATGAGTGTTGGAGGTGAAGGGTCTTTATCACATTATGTGTTTAAGCGAGGGGATGATTTTGGAGGTGATATGGATCAGCTTGAAGCTGAACTTGAAGCTGAGTTTGAGCTTCTTCAGATTGGTCAAGGCCATGATGGTCAATGTTCTAATCTTAAG GAGGTTTCagagaagagtgaagaagattcagaaggAACAAGGTTCGGACACGTGTGTCCAGGACTAATGGAGGAACAACAAGGAGTGTGTCCTTATGAGCTGGAGAGAAGACTACACGAGCTAATGGAGACAAGACAAGAAGAGGAAATAAAAGAGTTAGAGATTGCATTGGAAGATGCTAAACAAAGGCTTCAGTTGAAAGAGACAGAAAATTCTTGGTGGAAAGACACTGCTTATATAGTCTCTGAACGTATTCCAGAACCTTCTTCTAGAATCATCAACTCAAGCTCTCGAACTCACCCTTACCCTGTCTCTAGGTGA